CATCTCTTCTCCGCAATCTGGACACCACTCGGGCGAGATAGCGGCGGGTCGTTCGACGTTCATACACGAATGATAATGGGAGTGAATATCACCCTTTCGCTCACGTCAAATTCGGTGCGTCGGGGTACAGCTATATGTGTGCAGAGCTACCACGTAACACTATGTCGCGAGAGACGCAGTGCCTCCGGTGTAGTACGACGTTTGATTACGACGGCGGCGAGTGTCCGTCGTGCGGGTGGAGCGCGAGCGATTTCCGCGAGCGCGGTCGGTACGGTCTCTCTCGGCCGAATCACGGCGAACCCGGCTCCGACGACTGACGCGTCGGAGACGGCGGCGGACGGACGCGGTTCTCAGTCGTCGTCCGCGAGTTCCTCCCGCCGCGCCTCGTGCAACGCGTCGCAGACGCCGCCCTGACCGCTCATGTTGACCTTGGCCAGTCTGGCGCGCCGGTGGACGAGTTCGGCCCGGGCGGGCGGTATCGGGTCGCCCTCGGGCGTCCGAAACAGTCTGTCCTCTCCGCCGCGAGACGCCGTCTCGTCTCCGTCGTCGTACAGTCCGACTTCGTCGGCCTTCCGGAGATATCGGACGACCGGTTCCGACGGGACGTCGAGTCCGACCGACCGGTCGCGGACGTAGACGGCCATCCGCCCTTCCGTCGGGAGCGGTTCGAAGTCGTCGCGGGTCAGTTCCGCCACCTGTTCGTGCCCGAGTCCGGCGTCGAGCAACGTCTCGACGGCGTCGTACTGGCGGGCGACGCGCGCCTTCGAGTCGAGAGTCGCGCGCACGTCGGCGACGCCGCCCTCGGCGTCGGGGAAAGCGTCGGCGAAGGACCGCCCGCCGTTGACGCCCTCGTTTACCTCCGTCTGGTGCATGTGTTCTCGCAGGCGGACGGTGCAGTCGTCGACGCCCCGCATCGACTCCACGCCGTCGCGGGCGTCAGTCGCCATCATCCACGCGAACGCCGGTGAACACCACGCCGTCGGAAGCGTGAACTCGACTGCGACGCGAGCACCGTCCTCGTCGGACTCGATTCGCACCTCGTCCACGTAGCCGAGTTCGACGATGGAGCGGTCGAGTTCGGGGTCCATCACCCTGTCGAGAACGGAGAGTACGGCCGTTCGGTCCGGCGGGTGCTCTCTGGAACGCCCGGCGGGTCCCTCGGAGTCGTCTGTGGGTTCGACCGACATATCAGTCGTCGGCCACGGCCGAGCCACCCTGTTCGTAGTGCGTTTCGAGCCCGTACTCTTCGGTTATCGCGTCGTCGGCGAACTGCTCTTTTTTGGCTTCGATGTCGATGTCGTACAGTTCCGCGGCGTTCTCGCCCATTATCTTCCGCATGACGTTCGGGGTGAGTTCGACGCCGTACTCGTCTCGTTGCTCCTCTGTCAGTTCGGCGTTCATCACCGTTTCGACCAGCCAGTCGGGGTTCCAGAGAGCGTAGTCGCTTCCGAACAGGATTCGGTCCTCGCCCAACCAGTAGAGCAGTTCGCCCATTATCTCGCCGAACTTCCGCGGGCGGTTCTGCGCCATCGGGGCGGCCACCGCGAGTCCGCCGTAGACGTTCGGTTCTTGGGCCGCAATCCAACAGAAGTCGTCGAGGCGCGGCAGGCCGACGTGTTCGACGACGAAGTTCAGTTCGGGAAACGAGGTGGCGGCGTCGTCGACGTCGGCGACGTCGAACGCGTCGCGGTTCAACGGGCGGATGGTCGGCCCCTTGTGCGGGTGGACGTTGTCGATGCCGAGTTCGACGCACTTTTCGAGATACTCGAACGCCTCGTCGCTATCGAGTCGCCACCCTTTCGAGTCGCCGCGCCACTCGGCGGTGTACAGTTTCACGCCGTTTATGTCGTACTTCTCTTTTTGCCGTTCGAGTTCTCGAAGCCCCGCCTCACCCTCTCTTGGGTCGAACCGACCGTTGACGACGAATCGCTCCGGGTGTTCGTCGGCGAACTCGACGTTGTCCTCGACGGTGTTGAACCCCTCGTCGTAGAACTCGTGGAGATGCGTGGGTTGGAAGATGCCCATGTCCACCATCCCGTTGCCGAACAGGTCGTTCAGCATCCTGTCTTCGGAGTACTTCCGGTACTCCTCTAAGGTCCACTCGCGTTCCGCGGGGGTGAACCCGGTGTGGTAGTCGTAGAAACACCGGATGAACTCCTCGCCGCCCTCGTGGACGATGTTCTCCTTACTCGCGTCCCAAAAGTGGAGGTGGGCGTCTATGACGAACACGTCGTCTTCGTTCTCCCACCGTCCCTCGCCTGTTCCTCGGTACATTGTGACAGAGTGTGACGGCCGGTCGAGTATAACTATTATGTACATTCATTATGTATATTAATCTCATAATTACCACCTCGCGTAGATATTTGACAAACATTTATTATATTTACCGTGGCACGTTCTAACGAATCATGCAAGCCGCGAGACTGCACGAGTACACCGACGACATGGCGAACGCGTTGAACATCGACGACGTGGACCGACCCGACGCGACGCGGTCCGACCACGTCGTCGTCGAGGTGGAGGGCGCCGGATGGTGCCAGACCGACAACCACATCATAGAGGGGATGTGGACGGACTACGTCGACCAAGACCTGCCGATGACCCTCGGCCACGAGAACGCCGGGCGGGTCGCCGAAGTCGGCGGGGAAGTAGAGACCGTCGAAGTGGGCGACAAGGTCATCTGTCACCCGGTGATGACCTGCGGCACCTGCCGGCAGTGCCGCCTCGGCGAGGACATGTACTGCGAGAACGTCTCGTTCCCCGGCCTCACCACCGACGGCGGGTTCGCCGAGTATCTCCTCACGAACGACCGAGCGGTCATCCCTCTCCCCGACGAGGTGAACACGACCGAAATCGCACCGCACGCCGACGCGGGTATCACCGCCTACCACGCCGTCAAGAAAGCCGCAGAGAAACTGAACCCCGGCGACCACGCCGTCGTCATCGGCGTCGGCGGACTCGGCCACATCGGTCTGCAGTGTCTCGACGCGATAACCGCAGCAGAGATCACTGCACTCGACCTGAAAGAGAGCGCTCGCGAACTCGCGGCCGACCTCGGCGCGCACCACACGGTCGACCCCTCCGGTGAGGACGTGCCGGGCGAACTCGACGACATCACCGACGGGCGGGGCGTCGAACAGATTCTCGACTTCGTCGGCGCCGACCAGACGACGTCGCTCGGACCCGACATCGCCGCCCCGGGCGGCGACCACCACGTCGTCGGTTACGGCGGCCACGT
The genomic region above belongs to Halopelagius inordinatus and contains:
- a CDS encoding metal-sulfur cluster assembly factor, giving the protein MSVEPTDDSEGPAGRSREHPPDRTAVLSVLDRVMDPELDRSIVELGYVDEVRIESDEDGARVAVEFTLPTAWCSPAFAWMMATDARDGVESMRGVDDCTVRLREHMHQTEVNEGVNGGRSFADAFPDAEGGVADVRATLDSKARVARQYDAVETLLDAGLGHEQVAELTRDDFEPLPTEGRMAVYVRDRSVGLDVPSEPVVRYLRKADEVGLYDDGDETASRGGEDRLFRTPEGDPIPPARAELVHRRARLAKVNMSGQGGVCDALHEARREELADDD
- a CDS encoding amidohydrolase family protein; amino-acid sequence: MYRGTGEGRWENEDDVFVIDAHLHFWDASKENIVHEGGEEFIRCFYDYHTGFTPAEREWTLEEYRKYSEDRMLNDLFGNGMVDMGIFQPTHLHEFYDEGFNTVEDNVEFADEHPERFVVNGRFDPREGEAGLRELERQKEKYDINGVKLYTAEWRGDSKGWRLDSDEAFEYLEKCVELGIDNVHPHKGPTIRPLNRDAFDVADVDDAATSFPELNFVVEHVGLPRLDDFCWIAAQEPNVYGGLAVAAPMAQNRPRKFGEIMGELLYWLGEDRILFGSDYALWNPDWLVETVMNAELTEEQRDEYGVELTPNVMRKIMGENAAELYDIDIEAKKEQFADDAITEEYGLETHYEQGGSAVADD
- a CDS encoding NAD(P)-dependent alcohol dehydrogenase codes for the protein MQAARLHEYTDDMANALNIDDVDRPDATRSDHVVVEVEGAGWCQTDNHIIEGMWTDYVDQDLPMTLGHENAGRVAEVGGEVETVEVGDKVICHPVMTCGTCRQCRLGEDMYCENVSFPGLTTDGGFAEYLLTNDRAVIPLPDEVNTTEIAPHADAGITAYHAVKKAAEKLNPGDHAVVIGVGGLGHIGLQCLDAITAAEITALDLKESARELAADLGAHHTVDPSGEDVPGELDDITDGRGVEQILDFVGADQTTSLGPDIAAPGGDHHVVGYGGHVHEPSQTLVDGEFGFRGTLVGQYTELQELVRLVDRGDVDLKTSVYDLDDINTVAERLEHGEIEGRAVITP